GGCACTTGAAGGTAAGCGTTTCATTCACGGTCTATAAGTTTGGGACAAAAGTCTATAGAACACGCGTAACCTCTTATCAGCGCGACACTCCGGCGGCAGAAAATGAGATATGTAACGCCGATTCCTGTATTCTATTCGTCTGCGTCAATTCGCCGTCTGAGCGTCACGCGGATGGAAGGTTACTGCTTTCGCATACTTTTGTTCCTTAGTTTTGTTCCGTATCacaaataaagtaaaccttggtgctgaaagctccaaagtttactttattttactaatttattaactaactaactaactactgATACTAAGTAAGGAATTGGTAACATACTGTACCACATGGCCAGAAATTCGTACGGTCCGGAGACGCATAAGACTTAGATAATCGATTTTGCCAGCGAGCGCCCGGAAACGTTGCGTTTTGCTCCTTTCGAACACAGGTCTTTAAATCACGGGTTGCAAATGCGCACGAAATAATTTCAGGCCGTCACAAAATTGATGTTAGATAAAGTTCAATAGGGATAATGGATCCGAAATATATCAAGCAGAAATGTCAAGGTGACTTGGGAATCTCAAATTGAAGTTCGGACTCTGGTTCCAGGTCAGGCTATAGGAAAACTCTTAAATGTTCCCCTAAGAATGTCTGTTTGTGTTGTTTCAAAATGCGAGTGAGTGAATAAATAATTATCAATTGCGAGCGGAGATAGGGGTGACAGTTATGTGCAATGAAAAACCAGATTATTTTTGCAGCTTGTGCACACCAAACAGTACAACGAAGCTTATGGATCCCGCAATCAGCCGACGCTTGACGGGGCTGTGGCGATGTTCAGACATGAAGCACAAACTGTCAAGAAGTTGCCCCCATCCGATACGTTCCAACAGAAATTCAATCGTCTCTTGGTAGAAATGGTGGCAGTTGATGGCCTGCCCATGAGCATCGCCGATGGGCTGGGATTTCAGAGGCTGATGAAATTTTTGAAACCAGAACTCAGTCTAATTTCGCGAAGGACGGTTGGGAGAATATTGGAAGATATTACAAGTAAACGTGTCAGGCCTTCACTTGCAAAGGCTATCCAGAGTGCCCCAGACGGAGGACTTCATTTTATGGTCGACTTGTGGTCGAGCAGGAGGAGAGACGCAGTACTCGGCGTTAAAATGCAGTTCGTCAAGGATGACTGGGAACTGGAGACACTGACCCTGGCATTCAAGAACTTCCCAGGGAAACACACTGGTGACAGCATACGAGAGGCGTTCCAGGGTGTCCTTCAAGAACACGGTGTAGCACCTACAAAAGTGGGGGCTGTGATCTGTGACAACGCGTCCAACATGACAAAAGCGTTCGATATGGTGGAACTCTTTCCAGATAAGTGGCGAAGAACAGATGAGGCTGGAGAGGACGTTGAAGTTCTCGAGCCAGATGTAGATGTGCTCACAGCTGTCAAGCCGTCCAAGCGTGTACGCTGCGCTGCCCACACGTTGCAGTTGGCAGTAAATGCCGCTATTAAGGCGGATGATGGCGTCTGTGAACTTCTAAAAATTGTGTCCAAGATTATAAACATATTCAGACGATCGCCCACCATGACCAGCGCACTGAAGGAGCGCTGTGGGAAGGACTTGGTTCCAATAGGAGGCACTCGCTGGTACTCCACTGTTGCTGCACTACAACGACTGACACAGGTAAGCCGAGTTCTATGTGAATTTTATATTTATGTCCTAATAACGTCAGTAGAGGAACTTTGTGTGTTTTTAGTTTGTAAATTTCTATTTCTGGTAACCAACTTGAAAGAAGGCAGTGGTCGAAAAGGTCAGGCAGGAGCGAAGTACGACCCCGCAACCTTCGGATTGCAGGTCTGATGCTCTACCAGTTGAGCCCTCCCAATTCACCTCTATCAATTGAGCCACGACCATCCTTTCCTTGGAGGGTCGTGTCTGGGTAGCTCGATTAGTAGATCGTCGGACCTGCAATCCGAAGGTTACTGGACCGtacaccctacactcttaaaacaaagcttcaccacatggcacgctgaaggccaaccttCGTACAGAGCGATACCtatatcactcttgatttgtgtaaagcgcggggcgtacggttttttgtgacaataacatttctgcataagtgtcacaaaaggcgtacgcctcccgttttcaacaaatcaggggagagaacgacgtcactccggctgatggttggctaggagcatgctatgtcgTGAAGTCCATTTTCAAGCATGTACTCTTACCCAGTGATTTATCcggacccccctacacccccacccccaaatgttcagtgacaccccctagctttttcacctgtgtaccccgtACAGGGGGTACCCTTGCTATGTCAGCTTCAGGCACACGTCGGTAGTGAAATGTTAAgcttaatgacgtaactataacaATGCGCCCCCCATTTTTTTCCAACACCACCCCTTGCTtaggattctggataaaccacggCTCCTACCACCACTTTCCTCCTCCTTTCACTCCTCCTTCCACTCCTTTTCAACCACTGCCTTCTTTCCAATTGATTGTCCATAGGCGTTGAGGCTTGGTTTGCGGTTGTCCTGTTAGATGTCGTCCAGCCTCAGAGTAGTATATCCTTGCACCTTATTTTGGAACATTTACGAACCCCAAGGGGCGTAACGGAGAGCGCGTAGCTTACGAAATGGCAAAAAAGAAGTGCAGTTCATTGGTCGAAGGATGGGAATGAAAATTACCTTGGGAATATTTCAGAGCTCGAACAACGTGAAAAAAGCACGGAGACAGGCGAAGTTGAAGCCGAAGTGAGCGCCAGTCCCGTGTGCGCGGCCTGACGTCCCCCCCACACCCCGCAAGGAAGACGAAGGGGCTGGCTGTTTCGTTTTGAATGCGCTGACGATTGTTCCGTTCCTAAAGCGGACTCACCACGCATGCGAGCTTATGGAGGAAGCTAACTGTAAATAAGCTTTTGCAGCGTGTAAGGGTATTCTCGTGCATTGATTCAgcatcatttttttcttctgattgtcagccaaactttttttctgtatagAAGTCAACcatattttgtttttatttattcctgaatttttctttgttgtgtcGAGGTGCACTTGTTTGTCAACGCTCACAAATAAAAGTATGCGATCAGAGTGCAGAAACACTTTAATTCAGCTATTCGAAAACTACTCGCATTCTGAGTTTTGGTATTTGGACACCTCTGCCTATAATATTACATGGATGCACATGTTGAGTACATGCGTGAAGGGTTTAGGTCCAGTTCAGAGGCTGGAAAACGCACAGAGGGATAGTTTCACCTGAAGGATAAATGTAGTGATATCCAACTCAAAGCACGATTTGTCCGTAATGTCCCCTCATTTGGGCTGGGATAGGGTGCGGTGTGGCGAAATATCCCATGCCGTCGTTATATTGTGTTGTTTTTTAGAAGCCACTTACATCAGAGAAGTGTTTGCTATGAGCTTAATATAACTATTCGTCTTAAACTTCCAGGACGAGGTGTACACCGCGGTTGAGTTCCTGGTACTGCAGTACAACGAAGAGCACCCCAGCAAGTGCATAGAGTTGTCGCCACCGACTGTGACTCATGAAAGACTGGAGCAACTGGGTTCCCTTCTGAAGCCGCTGAATGATGCGACAAACCGATTGCAGGGGGACGGGGTGACTTCCGCTGTGCTCCACCTTTGCATTTGCACCTGTTTCATACAACTAAGCCAATACAAACTGCCCGAGTAAGCATATGGTTCCCCATTGCTTCAACAAAACCAACACATTCACGGCAAAAATAAAATTTTTACACATTGTGCTGCACTTGTAACATGCGTGTAAACATTCGCAGATTCCAATTTCTTAATTGCAGTGTCTCTATACAGACACAACTATATTATGTGTTCGTTTCAGGTTCAAGCAACTGCAAGCTAAAGTACTGCAAGAAATTAACAGACGTTTTAGCAATCTTCGGGGAGACGACTATTTCGTCGCAGCAAGCCTGCTGAACCCACGACTGAAGCTTCGCAGCTTCCAACAGGGTTTTGCACCTGGCCTACTGATGCCAGACTCAGAAGCTGCTCGCGCAACTGTGGAGCTCCTTTTGGAGAAAGTCGTGGAGGTAAGTAGAAGCTGTTATAATTTTTATGGTGTCCCCGTGGTTGTATTTTCTCGATGGAACAATGACCTTAGTTTCGAATCTTATTCAATTCTCGAGCTTCCCGGTTCTCAACGCTGTGTGCGGACATACATACTCAAGTTTGTTTCCCCACTTGTATTTCTTGCGGTTGTGCATGCGTGCAGCATTATTTGACAGAAATCACCGTAAAATATTTTTCTACAGTAACCAGCATAGGTGCATATGCTGTAACTCAAGGCTTTACGTTGCGAAACAGCTACTATATGACAGGTGTTCACCCAAAATAATATTAATTGCATAAAAATGTCCACGTCATAAAATGAAACTCGTATGGGCACATAGCCTCTATGCCTTACAGTTTGTTTCATAATGCAATCTTTCACACGTTGTCACATTTCTGCCGTATACTTTCGTGTTCGAAGcaccagagcgtcgaaccgaaacgttttcgGTTCGTTTCGGGTACGGGTTCAGCCATAAAAGTTCATcggcctcatctgtgaggctcctcacaaaatacgttgtaccctcacggattgatggcctcacgacgattggcctcatgagggccctcactgtgggcctcatgagggacaatacctcacgactgtcctcatgaggaacattcagcgtggtctggcctcactcaccctcacctcatcgtcgtgaggtgagggtgaggcgtcctcatgagggtcctcatgagtgaggccgcccagctatggATCCAACAGGTTTTGACATGGGACCTGTTGGATCCTATTCGAACCAATTAGAAATTCCAACTGgaccatttcctttttttcgactgggagtgctgattttagacaaccgtgtcccctagAGTACATCCACTACCCCATCCAATTGTTCGAATGTTTCAGTccctgtaagtgaggaatgcaggacaattgctcagTAATCcctgctagcttgaaatactgtaaaCCACCTTCATGGAGCCAAAGCTGCTCTCCAATGTCTAGATATGCACATCTTACATCAAGGCTTTGATTCTCATGAACATGTGAAGCAACACCATGATCCAAATATTCATGATAATATCGTGAGCCACTTTACCAGGACCAACGTcccattatcattgcttgtccatgAGCACCAGTAGAGGTGGTTAACAATGCTGTGGCACCATTTTTGTTGCACCGGATgttgcttcaccagtgctgctgcATGTGTCTTTTTCCTGGGACCTGAGCAAGGAGAAGCAGAGATTATAATTATACGGGTTAAGGCTAAAATTGCTTTTAAAATGTGCAAAAAGCATCTACACATTTAAGCTACGTCAATAATGTTAACAGCAAAGCGTGCACCCATAGGTACCCCTTCtattaggaaatatgttggcAAACAACATACACAAGCCGGACTGTACATCTGGGTTATGACGGTGTGCACTATAAAGGAAATGTGGCTTATTACCTCTTGCAACGTGCAGCACGTCGAAGCGATGATTCACAGATGGATGAGTGTTTTCCACGAAGGACTTCACCTAATTGTGCCTATCGGTGACGAGCATTCTGACTGTCATCCCTTGCTGGTCAAGTTACTGGAGGACCCTTTGAAGGACTTCTGGTTGGACTAGAACACAGTGGAATTTGTGGCATGtaaaaacacaacttcaacACACGCACTCACAGACACAGGCCCGGCCCGGCggaggaacaataatgctgccaTATGAGTGGGATATGGGGCAGTCCCACGGTTGGGAAGACGCTGAGCGTGATCATACAGAAGTGAGGACAGACAGAGATTGTCTCAAAACAGGAATCCTcaagttgttgctgatttcagctgctgtgactgttttgtccTCTCTGTGCCAAGGCTCAGGCCCCATGTAATTTTGCAACTTCTTTGAGATATtgcgtagttttacatacaaccgcTCGCCAGCTCGTACGGCGAGGAGCAGAGCATTCTCACAAATCTCTCACACCGCATCGCTCACAAGGTGACACCTTAGACGAAGTTTTGTGTACTGACCAGCTGAAGGAAAACGATGATGATCAAATTTAGACGAAGAGACTGGTGTTCGCGGTGCTAGTATATGCACGGGCGACTCTCAATTTCGCTTTCAGCCTAACGATTGTTAGCGATAGCGAAACTGCGAGCAAGTAAACAAGCCAAGAAGAGGCAAAGCGAAAGCTGTCCATGACGTCACTGGTTTGAGCGGGCGATCGGACGGCAACCCAAAAAATCGATTTCTCCATAAATACAGGGTATCTGGTCAAACTTttttggaagtacattcagtagACATCAACTGTTGTGCCTGCTCGCTTTTCTTATAATCTGTGACAATGAATTTTCCCAGCAGCTGACCTTTAACGATAGTAATTACATTTTCTTTTGGCATAGTCCTACACGATATCACGCTACACACATTCTACACTACATATATCAAATAGGCAAGCCCGTAAAAGGGATGGTCTCGTACCCCATGCCCCCCTCAAGTGTACCATTccattgccctttgttgaaactggaatactgcgaatttacccgacaaaacacgccacagttattaaataaccgaattaaattgataaagattgcagagcatgccgcgatctgtgttggcaacaataagaacggccacgtcgccctgcgggaaagtccgtgataggacacagaaatcgtctgtttttgcgcgcgctagtgcatcggcgtgagcagacgactttcagaagttactgggcaccgcggcaactctcgtacattttctttcagttctcaggtgaaaaatgcatattctaagaagtggcaagcatggtggtttgaacaactatgttaatcctcagagacaagttaaaagtcgcaggacaaccccacccacaatcacaaatctgatgTCGCCGGCCATCGGCGCCCGTGGTCGCACTACAGCttcgaccaaaaatatattacgcgcgcttccactacactccccgttgcacactgatcatgcttcgaaatgaaatgtcgctgacgacgtacatggggAAGGAgtgcatgtttatttaaaaaccgcattaaatacccgcggaaagaaaacacgtgacttagcttccacgtatccgattatgtgctacattatcggagaccccacagtcaatacTCGGTCTACATTCtacgctcgcggaggtatatgcctgagtgtccccatttcaaGAGCAagggggatgactcaacccaaggtgcttctgcaagttacaattaccatgacaacgacgacgtacccgcaggccgacgtcatacgtgacgtattcATGAGAGAAGCGTacgtttcgtcgtctgctattacggcacgtttcgacaaattcctcgaaaacgacttggttattccgaatgaaaccttgacggttgtatgtgtacagtactcgtgaagctagttttggctaagtttcggaatcgccccggctgtacgagaccgtccctttaaaaatGCTTGTTGAAAAATATCGTGATTGCCAGGCCCTATTACTTCATCAACATTTTTACCTGTACCTCAACGACTGCTCTCGGGACTACGTACTCGATCCGCCGAAttgaagtgaagtgagtttggggtaATCACTAAATTGCGCGGACTTTCTTCTCTACTTGGATATCGCGGTTCGGTGTTCCCGCCCAAGTCGCCACTGAACGCGGTCATATAGTTCGAGAGCCGCCTTTTCTCTGCCTTAACGACCATCTTCGCACCACGTCTCATCACCCGCGGCCTCTAATGGATTCGTCGAGCGCACGCAAAGGCACTTGAACACCGCTCTCATGGCCCGTGAAGACAGACCTCATTTGGTCGGCCACCGTCCCCTGGTCTTCCTATGCCTTCGCTCAGCCCTGAAACGAGATCTAGGCTGCAGGCTGACTTTTTATGTGGTTCTAGCCTACGCCTTATTGCAGACTTCCTGGTGCGTACCTTGCCAGCGTTCACTACCGCCGTCCGAGTttcttcacgttgattggttcattttaagcccatttttcttttgttcgcttatttataaagtgctagtgaaagcttaattttgaacaccctgtatatacactgAGCACATGAGCACGTGGAAGAGCATGGaaccatgttaacagtagctatcgttcttttacgttattGACAGCTGCTATATGGTCGCATAGTTAATTTCTGTGcgcatgtgttcagtgtggatacaGACAACAGTAGTAAAACAGGGTAAACATGCATCCATGTTAAACTAGCTCTCCTTCTTTTATGTTGTTGATAATGTCATATGGCaacagagtttatccatgtgctAAGGTGTTGAGTGTCAATATAGCActaaacaaaaaaataataaaacggTGTACATTctgtgtctcctgaagctcaagacttttctttcaagctaaaatatatgcatgctgttctgcatcatttctgtgagaaggactgttaaaaattgcttgacgacactgcagctttacactcgTGTGATCTGCGcactcttgttgtgtagtctcacATCCTGTACAGGTAAATCTTCAGAATGGAAAATCACATCCCTGTGGAATCATGCTACATGATTTATAATATACTCCCgcatccacattgcaatcatgcttctatttatcgcgaatgccacaatgcctctaatTTGGTGTTCTGCCTGTCTTCAACAATAGCCGAGTTCAAAAATAGTGAAGGAAACCGATATCCACttctaatatgcatatgtgtagtacCTCACTGTACATTCAATTATGTTCCAACGTGTTCTCTTTACACCggctcaggtgcatgctaagtgtccacggtttttcccatatgacatgtcctgtacattaCCTATGCAGAACGGGTACTCTTATTTCACACCAGGTCTCCTCTACCTTGACTGGCCCTTGACACACCTAAAGCAGTGAGTGGAGGGTATACAGAATTTGAGAATACTACGGTAACAAAGTTCTAATGTAACTAAGAGTGTGTCATCAGAgtcatgacaaatgattctaacatctatgaatctgtcactcgaaacagtgcctgaatgctgttgctATACGAGACACCATGACATACATTTATCGCTGGAAAGCTTCCTTACCCCTCATCGTCACCAGGAGAACATGTGGCATCTCATGCACACTACTTTCACtgaatgactggcaccaaatgcctgtgacatatgattgtatatgtgtcacacccggttatttattttgtttcaggtaagcAGTTCTTCAACGCCACATGCGAAGAAAATTTATTGCTATACAAATATGTGGgtggcattagcttaggcttatGGCATCCCATGTCATCTCCAACGAAACTGACCCTCATGAGACACACGAAAAACATATCTGTGTAAGAGCTTGCTTCACCATAGGTCCATaaatcttgtggttgtgtgtgtgggatttttcatttctttttaacgggAAATTCACAATACTTGTTCCTTTTTAGAACCCCCCCCTCTAATCCCACGTTTTCAATTGCACCCTTAAGGGtgcataaagttcagtaaagtggaacgaaataattaCATCGTCATCTTGGGGGTGTGCCAACGTAATTGCATTTGCCCGGACCCTGTGAAATTGTTGCTTTCGGTGCTGGTAtatcttgcaaaccatctcccCATAGGTCATGTGTTATTTCctgaagttgcctgaagacactgcatgttcatcactcgttactgaagttaggtggttagcGATGCAGATACATATATATTATTTTACtacatattcagtgttatgtCCCATACATCGGCTCCCAGACTTTGTCTTCgtgatgcagtacaccatgctcactacattaaactgtccagttgcatagatttgtgttgacacaactggatgaatatgtccgcctctacaaagtgacaactaccaaagtggttcaaaaaataagtgaaattgtagaagaaatatatacaatcatgtaaattttaataaaagtaatacagcacattgttgcTAAGACGCacatgatttcaagttgcattcctttctttgtatgagcttatttgcattgcataCATTTGTCCATTGCGAACTTCATCGTACTGTCTGCTATAGATCAATACAAAAAGCAAGCGGACAATGATCGGTGCTACTGCTTGCTGTGGCACTGAGATTTCATGCTAGAATGAGCACCTCTAGGTATGCCTTTCTTTtatattccactgtgttgtttttctcgaaatagcacaatctctcagtacaAAGCCGTACAGTCAAACTGCACGGTCAAAGGTAACCACACGGTCCAGAAATGCAGCCTGTAcaataatttttcagagctttatcaTATGTGTAAAGAACGAGAATTAGTCGAGGCAGGTCACAAATATGGACaatacaaacatgtaatccTCGAATGCCCAGTTGCTTAGTCGCTTGAATTAtcgtctgtatttcaggatgtctgcaatccagtcAAGCATGGAAAATTGGGAAAATAGTCCGAGAACTATTCCATGACTGGGAAACTAAAAAAATGCCGagaaagcggtgaagagctgctgaagtaaaaattcACAAAATAAGTTTACACAACTGTACAGTGGCAGTTATCTTTCTCGTGGCATCACACAgacctcttatgtcatttcacactcaaagttgagtgatctgtgtcaGAGTGGAGTGATAACCAACGGCATCACTAcgcaaattctttctgaacaagaaACCTAAATTAAAAACCTAAAAAGAAAAACTCCTGTAAGGAGTGACTTCACAGAGCATAGTGCATGATGCAGTCGTCCGTGTCATCGTTTTTCTGTCCGCGTCCTTTGGCTGTCTACACACCATGATTCGTACgaactaccccgccttcatacgcttgtttagtgcatgatgtgctgttggcaCCCGTATTACAGCATGGCATGGTATGAGCTGTGGTCAGTTTTttggcattggtggtggtgatggtttggcatgtaatggtgcgatgataatgctagtgaaatttacaatgccagtatgaagttgagagagaagcttgtaaagaatgagcatggaaaaatatgtaagtccccaaccaggtgtgtaaaagtgtttcctcaataatatatgacgttgaagaaataagcacaattcaattattgaacaaaatagcagcacaggcttgtttgtagctgatgttgtagctgttgttgtatgtgttttctttggtccattcctgtttgctccatcGTTGAAACACCACTCTTGAAACTGGTATAAGACCTCCTTCTTTATGagatatttggttcattttaacatctagattttgtgtacatggtctcaataaactacaaattctgaatggctcAGATGTagtgtaatggcattaaaggtcagctacgccgatttcccgatgtgttaaaacggttgtgatgttcagaacgagcacatccaactgccaccgaaacgcaccttcgtttcgcaattttgtcttcctatcaCGGAAATTAATttatcaaagaaaccaaaacaagccatgggcgcagccattttgtGACGAAAGATGGGAAAAACCTGCTGagtctacgtagatagagagtGGATgtaagctgaggctttctcctacttccctggcgtcttctcccgttagcgaggaaatccagttatggccttCGGCTACggtgagcgtttcgtccgaggtaatcccgagaactattgaacgatggaaataacaactgcgaactcacctcaacaacattttcggcgtgaaattgtgattgtgtgctcgagaacttcgcagttcaaccgttcagctgccattcacgtcgacccgtttgctgcttttattacaagtgcaggaatgggagcgattgagcgaCAACGTGAGCcttggtggtcgtttgagcatatacctgcagaggactggtcttcaaagaaagaagaccgtatttcttcccatgcacatcgtgcgattgccaggcttgttacacgagatacatatattgtgcagcatcatagcgtgaccgcaatgaacgacgtaggaatgtatcgtgaccattcgaactacattcgttcaaccattcgtcggttatatgaaagtggtcattagagttgccccgcacaaaaagtgttggatgtagttttgtagtgtgttgtttatctcgtagagcgcatcgcggtatgtagatcgagagcccttatacgtattttttgcatgtttacttgagtgtgctcattgttctataccacacaggccatatttcattcataatagtttcgcaaataaacacgtacaggtcgatctcatactgcttttgagttaggcatagtgtcttcagatcagggtatatgtatcctgtttgctgggcccaacagatgttattaagggtagtgcaacattccacagttcttcccaagcagcacgccaatattggtccaatattggacccatatggtttgccaagattgccaatattgacCCAATCTGGGCtgccaatactggaccaatatggggagtgcaaccaggctcgatattggaccaatatgggctgcccatattggcaagcccgttttgcgccaatatttctgtAATAACACCAAcagggagtccgtgtaataataaagcattatcaagggcccgaaacttgccagttcctttgcgggataaagtgaggcgcttcatgcgtttcacgtcatcggacgtcagaaaacgtcacaaatttaacgtcatggagacatccggtggctagtgattactgattggttcccatgaggatgaattcgttttctgagcgatgattggttgttttcaaatttgttcgcgagcgctcgaacaggcgacagcgcggcggctgtgccggttggaaccggcgtccaccgagtcgccggcgtccgtttcggacggctcgtgttgtgtagcggttgtgttggactatgagttctgatttttcctgtttaaaaacgcaagctgtatcatgtgagcgtcctcgaacagtcacagctgccagggaagatgcctgcgcaacatttgtgttctgcttcttggtgtagaaactattcgagcgtccgaacgcctcgtacccgatacctggtcaacgactgccgagaggtaagtcatttgtcgttgcttgttgccttacaacaccgcattcacttcgtgtattgtgaataagttgcttaacagttaccggaatacgcggtgaccgagacagactgcgtagctttgcagatacgatggtagactatatttcttttcgtgaaacaatatcatctaaatgttatgattaaatacccgttcacgtcgtactgtataaaggtatgactCTACTgttcttggtgatttcgctcgacaagtttcgtcagacgcgttgacttagtagctgttctgtacgtagcgccaaagccaagattgtcaggctaatc
This portion of the Ornithodoros turicata isolate Travis chromosome 3, ASM3712646v1, whole genome shotgun sequence genome encodes:
- the LOC135389272 gene encoding zinc finger BED domain-containing protein 4-like, coding for MSSKKRRADDDVVKDPNHIVPDNISKHFKYLGSTSDGVASIYQCLHCNQQKRGKKRDTSNLVRHLKLVHTKQYNEAYGSRNQPTLDGAVAMFRHEAQTVKKLPPSDTFQQKFNRLLVEMVAVDGLPMSIADGLGFQRLMKFLKPELSLISRRTVGRILEDITSKRVRPSLAKAIQSAPDGGLHFMVDLWSSRRRDAVLGVKMQFVKDDWELETLTLAFKNFPGKHTGDSIREAFQGVLQEHGVAPTKVGAVICDNASNMTKAFDMVELFPDKWRRTDEAGEDVEVLEPDVDVLTAVKPSKRVRCAAHTLQLAVNAAIKADDGVCELLKIVSKIINIFRRSPTMTSALKERCGKDLVPIGGTRWYSTVAALQRLTQDEVYTAVEFLVLQYNEEHPSKCIELSPPTVTHERLEQLGSLLKPLNDATNRLQGDGVTSAVLHLCICTCFIQLSQYKLPEFKQLQAKVLQEINRRFSNLRGDDYFVAASLLNPRLKLRSFQQGFAPGLLMPDSEAARATVELLLEKVVEVPLVMCLQ